From a region of the Salvelinus alpinus chromosome 2, SLU_Salpinus.1, whole genome shotgun sequence genome:
- the LOC139547922 gene encoding zinc finger protein 271-like codes for MSSLNFSPLVKEEVCWTEKEALGLNIVVKEEKEEEDITVKQEVEGEAVTVKEEEKDVSVKEEEDEFRVKEVEDVTVKEEEEEKEEDAVFGVKKEGEITVTLEDEEEEIGDLSNTRERRDYRGSSGNPQQPHDADEAEKSLSTSELLQKHQQRPTGKKSHCCSDCGKRFTSSGIKIHQRTHTGDKPFSCVQCGKSFDQSCHLIQHQTIHTGEKPYSCDQCGKSFSQSGQLTVHQRIHTGEKPYSCGQCGKSFTTSGHLTLHQRTHTGEKPYSCGQCGKSFTQSTSLISHQRTHTGEKPYSCVQCGKSFTTSGSLTLHQRTHTGEKPYSCDQCGKSFCQSRDLTVHQRTHTGEKPYSCDQCGKSFGASSTLTIHQRTHTGETPYSCGQCGKSFTTSSNLTLHQRTHTGETPYSCGQCGKSFTQSTSLISHQRTHTGEKPYSCGQCGKSFTTSGHLTLHQRIHTGEKPYSCGQCGKSFGRSGQLTLHQRIHTGEKPYSCGQCGKSFTTSGHLTIHQRIHTGEKPYICDQCGMSFTSSSNLTLHQRTHTGEKPYICDQCGMSFTTSSHLIRHQRIHTGEKPYSCNHCEKSFPTSGQLTSHQRTHTGEKPLRCDQCDKRYSHKRCLIKHQKIHT; via the exons atgagctccctaaacttctcccctcttgttaaagaagaggtctgctggacggagaaagaagctctggggctgaacattgtcgtgaaagaggagaaggaagaagaggatatcacagtaaaacaagaagtagagggtgaggctgttacagtgaaagaagaagagaaagacgtttcagtgaaagaagaggaagacgagtTCAGGGTGAAAGAGGTGGAAGatgttactgtgaaagaagaggaggaagagaaagaggaggatgccgtttttggagtgaagaaggaaggggagattactgtcacattggaagatgaagaggaggagataggagatctgagtaacacca gagagagacgggactatcgtggatcctctgggaatcctcaacaacctcatgatgctgacgaggcagagaagagtctctccacatcagaactcctccagaaacaccagcagagacccacagggaagaaatctcattgctgctctgactgtgggaagagattcacctcatcaggcattaaaattcatcagagaacacacacaggagataaaccatttagctgtgttcaatgtgggaagagttttgatcAATCTTGCCATCTGATTCAACACCAGacaatacacacaggagagaaaccttatagctgtgatcaatgtgggaagagttttagtcaatctggacagctgacagtgcaccagagaatacacacaggagagaagccttacagctgtggtcaatgtgggaagagttttactacatctggtcatctgactctacaccagagaacacacacaggagagaaaccttacagctgtggtcaatgtgggaagagttttactcagtcaaccagcctgatatcacaccagagaacacacacaggagagaaaccttatagctgtgttcaatgtgggaagagttttactacatctggctctctgacattacaccagagaacacacacaggagagaaaccttatagctgtgatcaatgtgggaagagtttttgtcaatctagggatctgacagtgcaccagagaacacacacaggagagaaaccttatagctgtgatcaatgtgggaagagttttggtgcatctagcactctgactatacaccagagaacacacacaggagagacaccttatagttgtggtcaatgtgggaagagttttactacatctagcaatctgactctacaccagagaacacacacaggagagacaccttatagctgtggtcaatgtgggaagagttttactcagtcaaccagcctgatatcacaccagagaacacacacaggagagaaaccttatagctgtggtcaatgtgggaagagttttactacatctggccatctgactctacaccagagaatacacacaggagagaaaccgtatagctgtggtcaatgtgggaagagttttggtcgatctggccagctgacattacaccagagaatacacacaggagagaaaccttacagctgtggtcaatgtgggaagagttttactacatctggtcatctgactatacaccagagaatacacacaggagagaagccttatatctgtgatcaatgtgggatgagttttacttcatctagcaatctgactctacaccagagaacacacacaggagagaaaccttatatctgtgatcaatgtgggatgagttttactacatcaagccatctgattcgacaccagagaatacacacaggagagaaaccttacagttGTAATCATTGTGAGAAGAGTTTTCCTACATCTGGccagctgacttcacaccagagaacacacacaggagagaaacctctccgctgtgatcaatgtgacaagagatactctcATAAAAGgtgtctgatcaaacatcagaaaatacatacatga
- the LOC139549014 gene encoding zinc finger protein 180-like, which yields MSSPSYSPPAKEEGDCWTEKEAFVEEEAVSIQKQVESEAVTVKEEEKDVSVKEEEDAFRVKEEEVVTVKEEEVTVKGEEDAVFGVKGEEGEMTVTLEEEEEVGDPFNPREIRNYRGSSGEPQQPHDADEAEKSLSRSELLKKHLQRPTGKRYTSSGIKIHQRTHTAEKPYSSDQCGKSFGQSGDLTVHQRIHTGEKPYSCDQCGKSFTTSGYLTVHQRIHTGEKPYSCDQCGKSFTTSGYLTVHQRIHTGEKPYSCGQCGKSFGRSGELTVHQRIHTGEKPYSCGQCGKSFVKSSYLTVHQRTHTGEKPYSCGQCGKSFVKSSYLTVHQRTHTGEKPFSCDQCGKSFGRSGELTVHQRIHTGEKPYSCGQCGKSFGQSGALTVHQRTHTGEKSYSCNQCGKSFTTSGNLTLHQRTHPGEKSYSCDQR from the exons atgagttcaccaagctactctcctcctgctaaagaagagggggactgctggacggagaaagaagctttcgtggaagaggaggctgtttcaatacaaaaacaagtagagagtgaggctgttaccgtgaaagaagaagagaaagacgtttcagtgaaagaagaggaagacgcgttcagagtgaaagaggaggaggttgTTACAGTAAAAGAGGAGGAAGTTACagtaaaaggagaggaggatgcagtttttggagtgaaaggggaggagggggagatgactgtcacattggaggaagaagaggaggttggAGATCCGTTTAACCCCA gagagatacggaactatcgtggatcctctggggagcctcaacaacctcatgatgctgacgaggcagagaagagtctctccagatcagaactcctcaagaaacatctgcagagacccacagggaagagatacacctcatcaggcattaaaattcatcagagaacacacacagcagagaaaccttatagctctgatcaatgtgggaagagttttggtcaatctggagatctgacagtgcaccagagaatacacacaggagagaaaccatatagctgtgatcaatgtggtaaGAGTTTTACAACTTCTggctatctgacagtgcaccagagaatacacacaggagagaaaccatatagctgtgatcaatgtgggaagagttttacaacttctggctatctgacagtgcaccagagaatacacacaggagagaaaccttatagctgtggtcaatgtgggaagagttttggtcgatctggagaactgacagtgcaccagagaatacacacaggagagaaaccctatAGCTGTGGGCaatgtgggaagagctttgtTAAATCTagctatctgacagtgcaccagagaacacacacaggagagaaaccttatagctgtgggcaatgtgggaagagctttgtTAAATCTagctatctgacagtgcaccagagaacacacacaggagagaaaccttttagctgtgatcaatgtgggaagagttttggtcgatctggagaactgacagtgcaccagagaatacacacaggagagaaaccctatagctgtgggcaatgtgggaagagttttggccAATCTGGAgcgctgacagtgcaccagagaacacacacaggagagaaatcttatagctgtaatcaatgtgggaagagttttactacttctggcaatctgactttacaccagagaacacacccaggagagaaatcttatagctgtgaccAGAGATAA